Proteins from a genomic interval of Marmota flaviventris isolate mMarFla1 chromosome 8, mMarFla1.hap1, whole genome shotgun sequence:
- the LOC114098099 gene encoding prothymosin alpha-like translates to MDTSSEVTTKDLKEMKEVVEGAENGRDVPANGNADEENGKQEADNEVDEEEEEGGEEEEEKEEGDGEEEDGDEDEEAEAATGKGAAEDDEDDDVDTKKQKTDEDD, encoded by the coding sequence ATGGACACTAGCTCTGAAGTCACCACCAAGGACTTAAAGGAGATGAAGGAAGTCGTGGAGGGGGCAGAGAATGGAAGAGACGTCCCTGCTAATGGGAATGCTGATGAGGAAAATGGGAAACAGGAGGCTGACAATGAGgtagatgaagaagaggaagagggtggtgaggaagaggaggagaaggaggaaggtgacggtgaggaagaggatggagatgaagatgaggaggctgaggcagccacAGGCAAAGGGGCAGCTGAAGATGACGAGGATGATGATGTTGATACCAAGAAGCAGAAGACCGATGAGGATGACTAG